From Virgibacillus natechei, the proteins below share one genomic window:
- a CDS encoding NAD-dependent protein deacylase — translation MLKKWLNESNYTVVYTGAGMSTESGLPDFRSAGNGLWNKKDPSKIASTDALNHNVTEFIDFYRDRVLGVKDYKPHIGHDILAKWEREGLIQSIITQNVDGFHQRAGSNQVAELHGTLQNLHCQSCGKVYSSEEYINRDYYCSCGGILRPSIILFGESLPEDAFQFAHKESVKADLFIVLGSSLSVTPANHFPLIAKENGAKLVIINMEETDFDIYADEVINDKEIGKILEELDT, via the coding sequence ATGCTAAAAAAATGGTTGAATGAATCAAACTATACAGTCGTTTATACAGGAGCAGGCATGTCAACAGAAAGTGGATTGCCTGACTTTCGATCTGCAGGTAATGGATTATGGAATAAAAAAGATCCAAGCAAAATAGCAAGCACGGATGCATTAAACCATAATGTCACGGAATTTATAGATTTTTATCGAGATAGAGTCCTTGGTGTGAAGGATTATAAGCCACATATTGGGCATGATATCTTGGCCAAATGGGAAAGAGAGGGGCTCATCCAGTCAATCATTACTCAAAATGTAGATGGATTTCATCAGCGTGCAGGGAGTAACCAGGTTGCGGAGTTACACGGTACATTGCAAAATCTGCATTGTCAGTCATGTGGGAAAGTCTACAGCAGTGAAGAATATATCAACCGGGATTATTATTGCAGCTGTGGCGGTATATTGCGTCCATCTATTATCTTATTTGGCGAATCCTTACCAGAAGACGCCTTTCAATTTGCGCACAAAGAATCTGTAAAAGCTGATTTATTTATCGTATTAGGTTCATCTTTAAGCGTAACACCAGCAAACCATTTCCCACTTATCGCAAAAGAAAATGGAGCAAAATTAGTAATTATCAATATGGAAGAAACCGATTTTGATATTTACGCAGATGAAGTGATAAACGACAAGGAAATTGGAAAAATCTTAGAAGAACTAGACACGTGA